The sequence GCGTCGGTCTCGCCCTTGTAGGACAGTCCCGTCTTCTGGCGGGTGACCTCGAGCCCGACGCCCTTCCGCGGCTTGCCGGCGGCGTCCTTGACGTAGCCCAGCACGGTGTAGCGGTACTGCGCCTCGTGCTCGGCCAATGCCGGTGGCGCGACGAGGCCGACGATCAGAAGGACGCCGAGCGCGGCGCGGAGCAGACTCCTGTGGCAGCGTTTCTCGTCCTCGCAGGAGCAGAGGACGGTGACGCGGCCCCGCTTCACCATCGCCCGAAGGCGCCTGAGCGCGGAGGCCGCCGGCTCGCGCGTGAGGCCGGCCACATAGCGGCGCCGCATCTCGGGCCAGCCGATGCGCGCCGCCTTGAAGGCGCGGAGATTGGCGACCTCGGCGCCAAGGTCCTTGAACCAGAGATCCACGGCGCTCTTCTTGATGCCGCGCGGCCAGAGCCGCATCACGAGCACGCGCGTCCCGTCGGCCTTTTGGGGCGGGTCGTAGACGCGCTTGGTGCGGAGCATCTAGCGCGGGGGCGGCGGAGGCTCGATGACGACCGCCGTGCCGTACGCCAGCACCTCGGTCACGCCCGGCGCCACGTCGTTGGCGTCGTAGCGCATGCCGATGATGGCGTTGGCGCCCGTGGCCGCGGCGTGTTCGAGCATGAGCTGGAAGGCTTCCTCGCGCGCTCGCTCGCACAGCTCCGTGTACAGCGTGATGTTGCCGCCGAAGAGTGTCTGGATCGTGGCGCCGAGGTTGACGATGATGTTGCGGGAGCGCACCGTGATGCCCCGGACCACACCACGGTTGGCGGCGATCCGGTAGCCGTCGAACGTGAAGGCCGTCGTAACCCACTGGCGGGGGATCGGCATGACGCGCCTCCTCAGTCGACCACGGCCACGGCCTCGATCTCGATGAGGCAGCCCTGGTCGTCGTCGTAGAGTCCCTTGACCTCGAGGAACGTCATGGCGGGGTAGTGCCGGCCGAAGAACTCGCGGTAGATCGGGCCGATCTCCTTGGCGCGCGTCTTGTACGCCGACTTGTCGAGGACGAAGATGGTGAGCTTCACGATGTCGTTGAGCTGGCCCGCGCGCGCCAGCAGCACGGCCTTGAGGTTCTGGCAGATCTGCCTGAACTGCGCCACGATGTCGCCCGGCCCGACGAGCTTGCCGTCCTTGTCGAGGGCGACCTGCCCGGCGATGTAGAGCGTCTTGCCGCCCTGGACTTCGATCCCGTGGGAGTAGCCGGCGGGCTTGGCGAGGCTGGGCGGGTTGACGGGCTGCACGAGCTTGGCCATGGAGGTCTCCTCGGGTCTCTCGGATTGTGCGCGTTGTCCGGGCGCGATTATACTACCCGCGCCTCATGTCCCGCCCCTTCGAGAAGGTCGCGCTGGCCGACGCCGTGGGCCGCCTCCGCCCCGGTATGAAGGTTCTGCTGCCGGCCGGCTGCGGCGACCCCGCCGCGCTGCTCGCGGAGATCCTTCGCCAAGCGGATCGTCTCGCTCCGCTGACGCTCATGGGGGGCTTGCGCCTCGACGACTACCCGTTCGCCGCACCCGAGTACGCGGGCAAGCTTCGCTTCGCGACGTGGCACCACTCGCCGAAGCTCGCGCAGGCCCAGGCGCGAGGCGACGTGGATTTCGTCCCCATCCGGTACTTCGACACGGTCAGCGTCTTCGCCGAGGGGGGCGCGTGGGCGCCCGACGCCGTGGTCGTCCACTGCGCGCCCCCCGACGGCGCGGGCTATCTCTCGCTCGGCGTCTCCGTCAGCTACTCGCTCGTCGCGGCCCGGCGCGCCCCGCTGGTGATCGCCCAGGTCAATCCGCGGATGCCCAGAACCCTCGGGAACGCATTCCTTCACCGCTCACAGATCGATTGCTGGGCGGAGGCCGAGCATCCGCTGGCGGAGTACCCGCCCACTGCCGTCGGCAACGTAGAGCGAAAGATTGCTGAACAGGTCGCAGTCCTCGTCCCCGACGGATCCACAGTGCAGGTAGGGGTGGGCTCGATCCCCCAAGCGGTGATGGAGGCGCTCGCGGGGAAACGCGACCTCGGCGTCCACTCGCTACTGGTGGACCACATGCTGCCGCTCATCGAATCGGGCGTGATCAACAACTCCCGGAAGCGGCTCCACCCCGGCCGGATGGACGTGGGCGAGATCATGGGCACGGAGCGGCTCTTCCGCTGGGCCCACGACAATCCCATGCTCAACATGGAGCCGTCCGACATCGTCCACGACCCGCGTGTGGTCGGAACCCTCGGCGACTTCGTCTCGGTCAACT is a genomic window of Candidatus Methylomirabilota bacterium containing:
- a CDS encoding YbjQ family protein, which encodes MPIPRQWVTTAFTFDGYRIAANRGVVRGITVRSRNIIVNLGATIQTLFGGNITLYTELCERAREEAFQLMLEHAAATGANAIIGMRYDANDVAPGVTEVLAYGTAVVIEPPPPPR
- a CDS encoding RidA family protein yields the protein MAKLVQPVNPPSLAKPAGYSHGIEVQGGKTLYIAGQVALDKDGKLVGPGDIVAQFRQICQNLKAVLLARAGQLNDIVKLTIFVLDKSAYKTRAKEIGPIYREFFGRHYPAMTFLEVKGLYDDDQGCLIEIEAVAVVD
- a CDS encoding acetyl-CoA hydrolase/transferase C-terminal domain-containing protein, whose protein sequence is MSRPFEKVALADAVGRLRPGMKVLLPAGCGDPAALLAEILRQADRLAPLTLMGGLRLDDYPFAAPEYAGKLRFATWHHSPKLAQAQARGDVDFVPIRYFDTVSVFAEGGAWAPDAVVVHCAPPDGAGYLSLGVSVSYSLVAARRAPLVIAQVNPRMPRTLGNAFLHRSQIDCWAEAEHPLAEYPPTAVGNVERKIAEQVAVLVPDGSTVQVGVGSIPQAVMEALAGKRDLGVHSLLVDHMLPLIESGVINNSRKRLHPGRMDVGEIMGTERLFRWAHDNPMLNMEPSDIVHDPRVVGTLGDFVSVNSAIEVDLLGQVNAESVEGRQVTGIGGQFDFVLGARQAAGGRSVIALPSTGRQGKVSRIVARLPAGARVTTPRFIADYVVTEWGTASLRGKSDAERARELCRVAHPAFRESLEREA
- a CDS encoding DUF488 family protein; this translates as MLRTKRVYDPPQKADGTRVLVMRLWPRGIKKSAVDLWFKDLGAEVANLRAFKAARIGWPEMRRRYVAGLTREPAASALRRLRAMVKRGRVTVLCSCEDEKRCHRSLLRAALGVLLIVGLVAPPALAEHEAQYRYTVLGYVKDAAGKPRKGVGLEVTRQKTGLSYKGETDAAGLYVIVTRLADESRGEGLLVRAGPASLRIAARLDPADHKSERGTRVDFTGAKATERPELFVATLKQFLSK